Proteins from a single region of Streptomyces glaucescens:
- a CDS encoding C40 family peptidase translates to MSGRFLRLACAAAVTVCATLAPGPGASAAPEPGPPRDRTLSALLTDLQRLYREAERATETYNATEEELEERRAEVARLDRALARARLSLHDSRGAAGRLARQQYQSTSTALSPYVRLLLARDPQRALDEGHVIGRVARERAETVGRLTGTERRADELARRARGALDAQLAVAERQREERDEVRERLGDIEELLAALTAEELTALAAFETEGIEKAQRDLVASGALDAEDAKPSDEGDRALRYAMRQLGKPYEWGAEGPETYDCSGLTSEAWGHAGTPIPRTSQEQWAELPRVPLKDLRPGDLVVYFPEATHVAIYAGGGKVVHAPRTGEEIRISPLANNPVLGAVRPDARP, encoded by the coding sequence GTGTCAGGAAGGTTTCTGCGTCTGGCCTGTGCGGCGGCCGTGACGGTCTGCGCCACCCTCGCGCCCGGCCCGGGGGCGAGCGCCGCACCCGAGCCCGGGCCGCCCCGCGACCGGACGCTGTCCGCGCTGCTGACGGACCTTCAGCGGCTGTACCGGGAGGCCGAGCGGGCGACGGAGACGTACAACGCCACGGAGGAGGAGCTGGAGGAGCGGCGTGCCGAGGTCGCCCGGCTCGACCGCGCGCTGGCCCGCGCCCGGCTCTCCCTGCACGACAGCCGGGGCGCCGCCGGGCGTCTGGCCCGGCAGCAGTACCAGAGCACGAGCACCGCCCTCTCGCCGTACGTGCGCCTCCTCCTGGCCCGTGACCCGCAGCGCGCCCTCGACGAGGGACATGTGATCGGCCGGGTGGCGCGGGAGCGCGCCGAGACGGTGGGCCGGCTCACCGGCACCGAGCGCAGGGCGGACGAGCTGGCCCGCCGGGCGCGCGGGGCGCTCGACGCCCAGCTCGCCGTCGCCGAACGGCAGCGCGAGGAGCGCGACGAGGTGCGGGAGCGGCTCGGCGACATCGAGGAACTGCTGGCCGCCCTCACCGCGGAGGAGCTGACCGCGCTCGCCGCGTTCGAGACCGAGGGGATCGAGAAGGCACAGCGGGACCTGGTGGCCTCCGGCGCGCTCGACGCCGAGGACGCCAAGCCGTCCGACGAGGGCGACCGGGCCCTGCGCTACGCCATGCGGCAGCTCGGCAAGCCGTACGAGTGGGGCGCGGAGGGCCCGGAGACGTACGACTGCTCCGGGCTGACCTCCGAGGCCTGGGGACACGCGGGCACCCCGATCCCCCGGACCAGCCAGGAGCAGTGGGCCGAGCTCCCCCGCGTCCCGCTGAAGGACCTGCGCCCGGGCGACCTGGTGGTCTACTTCCCGGAGGCCACCCACGTCGCGATCTACGCCGGCGGCGGCAAGGTCGTCCACGCCCCGCGCACCGGCGAGGAGATCAGGATCTCCCCGCTGGCGAACAACCCGGTGCTGGGGGCGGTGCGGCCGGACGCCCGGCCGTAG
- a CDS encoding TetR/AcrR family transcriptional regulator, protein MTPQAPARTYRRLSVEERRSQLLDAALSLFAHRAPEDVSLDDVAEAAGVSRPLVYRYFPGGKQQLYEAALRSAAEALRGCFDEPREGPPLPRLARALDRYLAFVDEHDAGFSALLQGGSVVETSRTTAIVDGVRRAAAEHIYRHLGVDDPGPRLRMTVRMWITAVEAASLMWLDEEKQPPAGELRDWLVDQFLAVLSVTAARDAQAAAVVADLAAADG, encoded by the coding sequence ATGACCCCTCAGGCCCCCGCCCGCACCTACCGCCGGCTCAGCGTCGAGGAACGGCGCAGCCAGCTCCTCGACGCCGCGCTCTCCCTGTTCGCGCACCGGGCCCCCGAGGACGTCTCGCTGGACGACGTGGCGGAGGCGGCCGGAGTCTCCCGGCCGCTGGTGTACCGATACTTCCCCGGCGGCAAGCAGCAGCTCTACGAGGCCGCCCTGCGCTCCGCCGCCGAGGCGCTGCGCGGCTGCTTCGACGAGCCGCGCGAGGGCCCGCCGCTGCCCCGTCTGGCCCGGGCCCTGGACCGCTACCTCGCCTTCGTCGACGAGCACGACGCGGGGTTCAGCGCGCTGCTGCAGGGCGGCAGCGTGGTGGAGACGTCCCGGACGACGGCCATCGTGGACGGCGTGCGGCGGGCGGCGGCCGAGCACATCTACCGGCACCTCGGGGTCGACGACCCCGGGCCCCGGCTGCGGATGACCGTCCGGATGTGGATCACCGCGGTGGAGGCGGCCTCCCTGATGTGGCTGGACGAGGAGAAGCAGCCGCCCGCCGGGGAGCTGCGGGACTGGCTGGTGGACCAGTTCCTCGCGGTGCTGTCGGTGACCGCGGCCCGGGACGCCCAGGCCGCGGCCGTGGTGGCCGACCTCGCCGCGGCGGATGGCTGA
- a CDS encoding AurF N-oxygenase family protein, translated as MTTLTEADAVEGLRDALGLLKDREQVAERLLDSSAKHSFDPDKELDWDAPFEEGKWFWPPELVSLYDTPLWKRMSEEQRILLSRHESAALASLGIWFEIILMQLLVRHIYDKAATSAHVRYALTEIEDECRHSKMFARLISRGDTPWYPVSRTHQHLGRLFKTISTTPGSFTATLLGEEILDWMQRLTFPDERVQPLIRGVTRIHVVEEARHVRYAREELRRQMVTAPKWSQEFTRVTSGEFARVFSVAFVNPEVYANVGLDKREAMAQVKASGHRREIMQTGARRLTDFLDDIGVLRGVGRRLWKSSGLLA; from the coding sequence ATGACGACCCTGACGGAAGCCGACGCGGTCGAGGGGCTGCGAGACGCGCTCGGCCTGCTCAAGGACCGGGAGCAGGTGGCCGAGCGGCTGCTCGACTCTTCCGCCAAGCACTCCTTCGACCCGGACAAGGAACTCGACTGGGACGCCCCCTTCGAGGAGGGCAAGTGGTTCTGGCCGCCGGAGCTGGTGTCGCTCTACGACACCCCGCTGTGGAAGCGGATGAGCGAGGAGCAGCGGATCCTGCTGTCCCGGCACGAGTCGGCGGCGCTCGCCTCGCTGGGCATCTGGTTCGAGATCATCCTGATGCAGCTGCTCGTGCGGCACATCTACGACAAGGCGGCGACGAGCGCGCACGTGCGGTACGCGCTCACCGAGATCGAGGACGAGTGCCGGCACTCGAAGATGTTCGCCCGGCTGATCTCCCGGGGCGACACCCCGTGGTACCCGGTCAGCCGCACCCACCAGCACCTCGGCCGGCTGTTCAAGACCATCTCCACCACGCCGGGCTCCTTCACCGCCACCCTGCTCGGCGAGGAGATCCTGGACTGGATGCAGCGGCTGACCTTCCCCGACGAGCGGGTGCAGCCGCTGATCCGCGGCGTCACGCGCATCCACGTCGTCGAGGAGGCCCGCCACGTCCGGTACGCCCGTGAGGAGCTGCGGCGCCAGATGGTGACCGCGCCGAAGTGGTCGCAGGAGTTCACCCGCGTCACCTCCGGCGAGTTCGCCCGCGTCTTCTCCGTCGCCTTCGTGAACCCCGAGGTGTACGCCAACGTGGGCCTGGACAAGCGGGAGGCCATGGCCCAGGTGAAGGCCAGCGGCCACCGCAGGGAGATCATGCAGACCGGCGCCAGGCGGCTCACCGACTTCCTCGACGACATCGGCGTCCTGCGCGGTGTCGGCCGGCGGCTGTGGAAGTCGTCGGGGCTGCTGGCCTGA
- a CDS encoding ferritin-like domain-containing protein, with translation MPTFDVYTSTPDDPGWAVPATGAARFSWEYDDGRDRLLALYQKGKDKQWDGTKRIDWDLEVDPYDPLGTPDEALALHGTKHWAKLTAKDRAELRRHYASWQFSQFLHGEQGAMICAARIVESVPDLDAKFYSATQTMDEARHAEIYGRFLHEKIGLLYPINDNLQSLLGDTLRDSRWDMPYLGMQVLIEGLALAAFGMIRDTTDKPLPQQILAYVMQDEARHVAFGRMALRDYYQQLTDAELREREEFVIEGCYLMRDRLRGVEVLENFGIPKAEAEEYSEQSEFLALFRKLLFSRIVPCVKDIGLWGKRLQQAYVDLGVLELGDSSLDLLMSQDEEIAEKLDAQRFAAEERERAAEVRRTIEEGAAPG, from the coding sequence ATGCCGACCTTCGACGTGTACACCAGCACACCGGACGACCCCGGCTGGGCGGTCCCCGCGACCGGCGCGGCACGCTTCAGCTGGGAGTACGACGACGGACGGGACCGCCTGCTCGCCCTCTACCAGAAGGGCAAGGACAAGCAGTGGGACGGCACCAAGCGCATCGACTGGGACCTGGAGGTCGACCCGTACGACCCCCTCGGCACCCCCGACGAGGCCCTGGCCCTCCACGGCACCAAACACTGGGCGAAACTCACCGCCAAGGACCGCGCGGAGCTGCGCAGGCACTACGCCTCCTGGCAGTTCAGCCAGTTCCTGCACGGCGAACAGGGCGCCATGATCTGCGCCGCGCGGATCGTCGAGTCCGTGCCCGACCTCGACGCCAAGTTCTACTCCGCCACCCAGACCATGGACGAGGCCCGGCACGCCGAGATCTACGGCCGCTTCCTGCACGAGAAGATCGGGCTCCTCTACCCGATCAACGACAACCTCCAGTCCCTCCTCGGCGACACCCTGCGCGACAGCCGCTGGGACATGCCCTACCTCGGCATGCAGGTGCTGATCGAAGGGCTGGCCCTGGCCGCCTTCGGCATGATCCGCGACACCACCGACAAGCCCCTGCCCCAGCAGATCCTCGCCTACGTCATGCAGGACGAGGCCCGGCACGTCGCCTTCGGCCGCATGGCCCTGCGCGACTACTACCAGCAGCTCACCGACGCCGAACTGCGCGAACGCGAGGAGTTCGTCATCGAGGGCTGCTACCTCATGCGCGACCGCCTGCGCGGGGTCGAGGTCCTGGAGAACTTCGGCATCCCGAAGGCCGAGGCGGAGGAGTACAGCGAGCAGTCCGAGTTCCTCGCCCTCTTCCGCAAGCTCCTCTTCAGCCGCATCGTCCCCTGCGTCAAGGACATCGGCCTGTGGGGCAAGCGCCTCCAGCAGGCCTACGTCGACCTCGGCGTCCTGGAACTCGGCGACTCCAGCCTGGACCTGCTGATGTCCCAGGACGAGGAGATCGCCGAGAAACTGGACGCCCAGCGGTTCGCGGCCGAGGAACGGGAGCGGGCGGCGGAGGTGCGGCGCACGATCGAGGAGGGCGCCGCACCCGGCTGA
- a CDS encoding penicillin-binding transpeptidase domain-containing protein: protein MTRHIRHAAVFCALLLAALLVNAARIQVFQAPAYDDHPANRRPAIARYGQPRGDILVGGRPVTGSKDTAGRLRYERTYTDGPLYAPVTGFASQVYGSSLLEDTEDGILSGTDPMLAPFPLVGDLTRARSRGGDVVTTLNAAAQRAAYAGLGARKGAVAALEPSTGRILALVSTPSYDPESLSGNSATVARSWAQLNEDPSKPMLNRATGQTYPPGSTFKVVTAAAALDAGVVRDVDEPTDSPAPYTLPGTRTRLTNESEGCEDAPLRVAFEWSCNTVFAKLGVDVGVADMAATAEAFGFNATDLRVPYAVAPSTFDTTVDRAQLALSAIGQYNTRATPLQMAMVAAAVANGGQVREPYLVERTTTAHGSTVAAAGPRPARQAMRPSTAVRLRELMRNVVEDGTGTNAAIPGVTVGGKTGTAQHGIGNSGTPYAWFVSWAQGGRALEPKVAVAVVVEDAAADRGDITGGGVAAPIARAVMEAVLGTAR, encoded by the coding sequence GTGACCCGGCACATCCGGCACGCCGCCGTCTTCTGCGCGCTGCTCCTGGCGGCGCTGCTGGTCAACGCCGCCCGCATCCAGGTCTTCCAGGCCCCGGCGTACGACGACCATCCGGCCAACCGCCGCCCGGCCATCGCCCGTTACGGGCAGCCGCGCGGCGACATCCTGGTCGGCGGCCGCCCGGTGACGGGCTCCAAGGACACCGCGGGCCGGCTGCGCTACGAGCGGACGTACACCGACGGGCCGCTGTACGCCCCGGTCACCGGTTTCGCCTCGCAGGTCTACGGGTCCTCGCTGCTGGAGGACACCGAGGACGGCATCCTCTCCGGCACGGACCCGATGCTGGCACCGTTCCCGCTGGTGGGCGACCTGACCCGGGCCCGGAGCCGGGGCGGTGACGTGGTGACCACCCTGAACGCGGCGGCCCAGCGGGCGGCGTACGCCGGGCTGGGGGCGCGCAAGGGAGCGGTGGCGGCGCTGGAGCCGTCGACCGGGCGCATCCTGGCGCTGGTGTCCACCCCGTCGTACGACCCGGAGTCGCTGTCGGGCAACAGCGCGACGGTGGCCCGGTCGTGGGCGCAGCTCAACGAGGACCCGAGCAAGCCGATGCTCAACCGGGCGACGGGGCAGACCTATCCGCCGGGTTCCACCTTCAAGGTGGTGACGGCGGCGGCGGCGCTGGACGCGGGTGTGGTCAGGGACGTGGACGAGCCGACCGACTCGCCCGCCCCGTACACCCTGCCCGGCACCCGGACGAGACTGACCAACGAGAGCGAGGGCTGCGAGGACGCGCCGCTGCGGGTGGCCTTCGAGTGGTCCTGCAACACGGTGTTCGCCAAGCTGGGCGTGGACGTCGGGGTGGCGGACATGGCGGCCACCGCCGAGGCGTTCGGCTTCAACGCGACGGACCTGCGCGTGCCGTACGCGGTCGCGCCGAGCACCTTCGACACCACGGTCGACCGGGCGCAGCTGGCGCTCTCCGCCATCGGCCAGTACAACACGCGGGCGACCCCGCTGCAGATGGCGATGGTGGCGGCGGCGGTGGCCAACGGGGGGCAGGTGCGCGAGCCGTACCTGGTGGAGCGGACGACGACGGCGCACGGCTCGACCGTGGCCGCCGCCGGTCCGCGTCCGGCGCGCCAGGCGATGCGTCCGTCGACCGCGGTCCGGCTGCGTGAGCTGATGCGGAACGTGGTCGAGGACGGCACCGGCACCAACGCGGCGATCCCCGGGGTGACGGTCGGCGGCAAGACCGGCACGGCCCAGCACGGCATCGGCAACTCCGGCACCCCGTACGCGTGGTTCGTCTCCTGGGCGCAGGGAGGGCGGGCCCTGGAGCCGAAGGTGGCGGTGGCGGTGGTGGTGGAGGACGCGGCCGCCGACCGCGGGGACATCACCGGGGGCGGGGTGGCGGCACCGATCGCCCGGGCGGTGATGGAGGCGGTGCTCGGGACGGCCCGCTGA
- a CDS encoding FtsW/RodA/SpoVE family cell cycle protein produces the protein MTKAGTGTAVAVEAPAVAVRLPRRRGIELALIVVAVLLPVYGYCAVGLARHGTLPPGAAGYGAGLGVLALLAHVAVRLRAPYADPLLLPIGVLLNGLGLVLIYRLDLETPGDRAAPAQLIWSALGAALFTGIVFFLRDHRFLQRYAYVCVAVALALLTLPIFFPAVNGARIWIRVAGFSIQPGEFAKVLLAVFFAAYLSANRSALAYTGRRIWRLQLPTGRVLGPIVAIWLASVGVLVLERDLGTSLLFFGLFVVMLYVATGRSGWIAVGLLLAVLGAVAVARLEPHVHGRIEDWLHPFATADAGQGPGQLAQSLFAFAEGGILGTGLGLGHSVLIGFAAKSDFVLATAGEELGLAGLSAVFLLYGLLVERGYRAGLALRDPFGRLLAVGLASIVALQVFVIAGGVTGLIPLTGMAMPFLAQGGSSVVTNWAIVALLIRVSHAARRQYDGRVAP, from the coding sequence ATGACGAAGGCCGGAACCGGAACGGCCGTGGCCGTGGAAGCGCCCGCCGTGGCGGTACGCCTCCCCCGGCGCCGCGGCATCGAACTCGCCCTCATCGTGGTGGCCGTGCTGCTCCCGGTGTACGGCTACTGCGCCGTCGGTCTCGCCCGGCACGGGACCCTTCCGCCCGGCGCCGCCGGTTACGGCGCCGGGCTCGGTGTGCTGGCGCTCCTCGCCCATGTGGCGGTACGGCTGCGTGCCCCCTACGCCGACCCCCTGCTGCTGCCCATCGGCGTCCTGCTCAACGGTCTGGGTCTGGTGCTGATCTACCGGCTGGACCTGGAGACCCCGGGCGACCGGGCGGCCCCCGCGCAGCTCATCTGGTCCGCGCTCGGTGCCGCGCTGTTCACCGGGATCGTCTTCTTCCTGCGCGACCACCGCTTCCTCCAGCGGTACGCGTACGTCTGCGTGGCCGTCGCGCTGGCCCTGCTCACCCTGCCGATCTTCTTCCCGGCGGTGAACGGGGCGCGCATCTGGATCCGGGTCGCCGGGTTCTCCATCCAGCCGGGCGAGTTCGCGAAGGTGCTGCTGGCCGTGTTCTTCGCCGCGTACCTGTCCGCGAACCGCAGCGCCCTGGCGTACACCGGCCGCAGGATCTGGCGGCTCCAGCTCCCCACCGGCCGGGTGCTGGGCCCGATCGTGGCGATCTGGCTGGCCAGCGTGGGCGTGCTGGTCCTGGAGCGGGACCTGGGCACGTCGCTGCTCTTCTTCGGCCTGTTCGTCGTCATGCTCTACGTCGCCACCGGCCGCTCCGGCTGGATCGCCGTCGGGCTGCTGCTCGCGGTGCTCGGCGCGGTCGCCGTGGCCCGGCTGGAGCCGCATGTGCACGGCCGGATCGAAGACTGGCTGCACCCGTTCGCCACCGCCGACGCCGGGCAGGGGCCCGGTCAGCTCGCGCAGTCGCTGTTCGCCTTCGCCGAGGGCGGGATCCTCGGCACCGGCCTGGGCCTCGGCCACTCCGTCCTCATCGGCTTCGCCGCCAAGTCGGACTTCGTGCTGGCCACGGCTGGCGAGGAACTGGGCCTGGCCGGGCTGTCCGCCGTCTTCCTGCTGTACGGCCTGCTGGTGGAGCGCGGTTACCGGGCGGGCCTCGCCCTGCGCGACCCGTTCGGGCGGCTGCTCGCGGTCGGCCTCGCCTCCATCGTGGCGCTCCAGGTGTTCGTGATCGCGGGCGGGGTGACCGGGCTGATCCCGCTGACTGGCATGGCGATGCCGTTCCTCGCCCAGGGCGGCTCCTCGGTCGTCACCAACTGGGCGATCGTGGCCCTGCTGATCCGGGTGAGCCACGCGGCCCGCAGGCAGTACGACGGGCGGGTGGCACCGTGA
- a CDS encoding SH3 domain-containing protein, whose product MSLRSSLTRLAIATAAGVLAGAVAVTPATASDDQGAGDASLGVSGGLGGGHDDGHHDARLYQGVVTADRLLLRSAPTRGSQVIRAAHRGDVVSIFCKTPGENVGGNPLWYLLTDGTWAWGAARFIENIGPAPRWC is encoded by the coding sequence ATGTCCCTGCGTTCCTCCCTCACCCGTCTCGCCATAGCCACCGCCGCCGGCGTCCTGGCCGGCGCCGTCGCCGTCACGCCCGCCACCGCGAGTGACGACCAGGGCGCCGGGGACGCGAGCCTCGGCGTGTCCGGCGGCCTGGGCGGCGGCCACGACGACGGGCACCACGACGCGCGCCTGTACCAGGGCGTCGTCACCGCCGACAGGCTGCTGCTGCGCAGCGCCCCGACGCGCGGCAGCCAGGTGATCCGCGCCGCCCACCGGGGTGATGTCGTGTCGATCTTCTGCAAGACACCGGGCGAGAACGTCGGGGGCAATCCGCTGTGGTACCTCCTCACGGACGGCACCTGGGCCTGGGGGGCGGCCCGCTTCATCGAGAACATCGGTCCCGCGCCACGCTGGTGCTGA
- a CDS encoding ATP-binding protein, whose protein sequence is MRLPRWAGALAVKAALFITVMCCALAAMLGALVHVSVTHQTVGEARDLALSRLADATEAYEAGDPLPPGAGLDPGELPGPLRELALSGRRGTMVADHRGRPTMWAAGPADGGRALTVAVDYAQQARTIEGLDRAILWSSALAIGATVLVGAFAVTRVTRRLHATARVARRISAGDLDARVHDRRAGDPRRPQDEVGVVAAALDSMAGSLQGKLLAEQRFTADVAHELRTPLTGLHAAAELLPPGRPTELVRDRVAALRTLTEDLLEISRLDTGRERLELDGEELGALARRVVRASGTDTEVRVVRDARVETDRRRLERVLGNLVANGHRHGRAPVVLTVDGPVVTVRDHGDGYPDYLVAHGPQRFRTEGGARGHGLGLTIALGQAEVLGARLDFGNAPDGGAVATLTLPGTAPARGARAGH, encoded by the coding sequence ATGAGGCTTCCGCGGTGGGCCGGTGCCCTGGCCGTGAAGGCCGCGCTGTTCATCACCGTGATGTGCTGCGCCCTCGCCGCCATGCTCGGCGCCCTCGTCCACGTCTCGGTGACCCACCAGACGGTCGGCGAGGCCCGGGACCTCGCGCTGTCCCGGCTGGCGGACGCGACGGAGGCGTACGAGGCCGGGGATCCGCTGCCGCCCGGCGCGGGTCTCGACCCGGGGGAGCTGCCCGGGCCGCTGCGCGAACTGGCCCTGTCGGGCCGGCGCGGCACGATGGTCGCCGACCACCGGGGCCGGCCCACGATGTGGGCCGCGGGGCCCGCCGACGGCGGGCGCGCCCTGACCGTGGCCGTCGACTACGCACAGCAGGCCCGCACCATCGAGGGACTGGACCGGGCGATCCTCTGGTCCTCGGCGCTCGCGATCGGGGCGACGGTGCTGGTCGGGGCGTTCGCGGTGACCCGGGTGACCCGGCGGTTGCACGCCACGGCCCGGGTCGCGCGGCGGATCAGCGCCGGCGATCTCGACGCGCGGGTGCACGACCGGCGGGCCGGGGACCCGCGCCGGCCGCAGGACGAGGTGGGCGTGGTGGCCGCCGCGCTGGACTCCATGGCGGGCTCGTTGCAGGGCAAGCTGCTGGCCGAGCAGCGGTTCACCGCGGACGTGGCGCACGAGCTGCGCACGCCGCTGACCGGGCTGCACGCCGCGGCCGAGCTGCTGCCGCCCGGCCGGCCGACGGAACTGGTGCGCGACCGGGTGGCCGCGCTGCGCACGCTGACCGAGGACCTGCTGGAGATCTCCCGGCTGGACACCGGGCGGGAGCGGCTGGAGCTGGACGGCGAGGAGCTGGGGGCGCTGGCCCGGCGGGTCGTGCGGGCGTCGGGGACCGACACGGAGGTGCGGGTGGTGCGGGACGCCCGGGTGGAGACGGACCGGCGGCGGCTGGAGCGGGTGCTGGGCAACCTCGTCGCGAACGGGCACCGGCACGGACGGGCGCCGGTGGTGCTGACCGTGGACGGGCCGGTGGTGACCGTGCGGGACCACGGGGACGGCTACCCGGACTATCTGGTGGCGCACGGTCCGCAGCGGTTCCGCACCGAGGGCGGCGCGCGCGGCCACGGCCTGGGGCTGACCATCGCCCTGGGCCAGGCGGAGGTGCTGGGCGCCCGCCTGGACTTCGGCAACGCGCCCGACGGCGGTGCGGTGGCCACCCTGACCCTGCCCGGGACCGCGCCGGCGCGGGGGGCGCGCGCCGGCCACTGA
- a CDS encoding dual specificity protein phosphatase family protein, with translation MRTRGKEADVPAPDGPWHEVVPGLWMGGHEFRGSAGGLEFAVVRDEFDLVQTLLRLPGHGPGPGVEHQVWPIPDGPLDGTQLAGVIRLAEAACEAVDAGRRVLVRCFHGYNRSGLVVAHALVRRGRSAEEAIRLIRARRSPWALHNELFVEYLRAGLPTVRWLEELAEAAE, from the coding sequence TTGCGTACCCGCGGGAAGGAAGCCGACGTACCCGCTCCGGACGGCCCGTGGCACGAGGTGGTGCCGGGTCTGTGGATGGGCGGGCACGAGTTCCGGGGTTCGGCGGGCGGGCTGGAGTTCGCTGTCGTGCGGGACGAGTTCGATCTCGTCCAGACGCTGCTGCGGCTGCCCGGGCACGGGCCCGGTCCGGGCGTCGAGCACCAGGTGTGGCCCATACCGGACGGCCCGCTGGACGGCACCCAGCTGGCGGGGGTGATCCGGCTGGCGGAGGCCGCGTGCGAGGCGGTGGACGCGGGGCGCCGGGTGCTGGTCCGCTGCTTCCACGGGTACAACCGCTCGGGGCTGGTCGTCGCCCACGCCCTGGTGCGGCGGGGCCGGTCCGCCGAGGAGGCGATCCGGCTGATCCGGGCGCGCCGCTCGCCGTGGGCGCTGCACAACGAGCTGTTCGTGGAGTACCTGCGGGCGGGGCTGCCGACGGTGCGGTGGCTGGAGGAGCTGGCGGAGGCGGCGGAGTGA
- a CDS encoding nuclease-related domain-containing protein translates to MTGLRVVPTRRHGRERLYVCLPDGANIAWYDRETARVNLLSEDRREDVLAALHPFVTGPVTVGPPPVPSPAELARLSLHPDDDLAPNRPGEALLVAVDRDPAPGPRLRPDPRRRALEAEQTVGEALDALDGAGWHALHSLPLPGGDRIHHLLIGPGGLFAVHALYARRQRVVVADPLVALGRREPQPLLRRLRADASRAAYALTAEVRPALVLVGPARLSVPGPVREVRVLTDADLGGLGRLGGVLKPADVEALHAMARDRRTWQRL, encoded by the coding sequence ATGACCGGACTGCGCGTCGTACCGACCCGGCGGCACGGCCGGGAACGGCTCTACGTCTGTCTCCCGGACGGCGCGAACATCGCCTGGTACGACCGTGAGACCGCCCGCGTCAACCTGCTGAGCGAGGACCGCCGGGAGGACGTCCTGGCCGCCCTGCACCCCTTCGTCACCGGCCCGGTCACGGTCGGCCCGCCCCCGGTCCCCAGCCCCGCCGAACTGGCCCGGCTCAGCCTCCACCCCGACGACGACCTCGCCCCCAACCGCCCCGGCGAGGCGCTGCTCGTCGCCGTCGACCGGGACCCGGCCCCCGGCCCCCGGCTGCGCCCCGACCCGCGGCGCCGCGCCCTGGAGGCCGAGCAGACCGTGGGGGAGGCGCTGGACGCCCTGGACGGGGCGGGCTGGCACGCGCTGCACTCCCTGCCGCTGCCCGGCGGCGACCGCATCCACCACCTGCTCATCGGCCCCGGCGGACTGTTCGCCGTGCACGCGCTGTACGCCCGCAGGCAGCGGGTGGTGGTGGCCGACCCCCTGGTCGCGCTGGGCCGCCGGGAACCGCAGCCGCTGCTGCGCCGCCTGCGCGCCGACGCCTCCCGGGCCGCGTACGCCCTGACCGCCGAGGTCCGCCCGGCCCTGGTGCTGGTCGGTCCCGCCCGGCTGAGCGTGCCCGGCCCGGTCCGCGAGGTCCGCGTCCTCACCGACGCCGACCTCGGCGGGCTCGGCCGCCTCGGCGGCGTGCTCAAACCGGCGGACGTCGAGGCCCTGCACGCCATGGCCCGCGACCGTCGCACCTGGCAGCGGCTCTGA
- the ligD gene encoding non-homologous end-joining DNA ligase — protein sequence MTPMTVVEGRKLALSNLEKVLYPASGFTKGEMLHYYATAAEVLLPHLRDRPVSFLRYPDGPDGQLFFTKNVPPGTPDWVMTAEVPRSEGPARMVLVQDLPSLMWAANQVAEFHTHQWLAGSPEEADRIVFDLDPGPPATVVHCCEVALWLRERLAADGIEAYAKTSGSKGLHLLAAVRGAPSERTSEYAKALAVEAERAMPRLVVHRMTRSLRPGKVFVDWSQNAARKTTATPYTLRARAEPWVSAPVTWEEVEACGDPAQLAFRAPDIAPRVQDYGDLLAPLLDPERVAALP from the coding sequence ATGACGCCGATGACCGTGGTGGAGGGCCGGAAGCTCGCGCTGAGCAACCTGGAGAAGGTGCTGTACCCGGCGTCCGGGTTCACGAAGGGCGAGATGCTGCACTACTACGCCACCGCCGCCGAGGTCCTGCTCCCCCATCTGCGGGACCGGCCGGTGTCCTTCCTGCGGTATCCGGACGGGCCCGACGGGCAGCTCTTCTTCACCAAGAACGTGCCGCCGGGTACGCCCGACTGGGTCATGACCGCCGAGGTGCCCCGCTCCGAGGGTCCGGCGCGGATGGTGCTGGTGCAGGACCTGCCGAGCCTCATGTGGGCGGCGAACCAGGTCGCCGAGTTCCACACCCACCAGTGGCTCGCGGGCAGCCCCGAGGAGGCCGACCGGATCGTCTTCGACCTGGACCCGGGTCCGCCGGCGACCGTCGTGCACTGCTGCGAGGTCGCCCTGTGGCTGCGGGAGCGGCTGGCCGCGGACGGGATCGAGGCGTACGCCAAGACGTCGGGCTCCAAGGGGCTGCACCTGCTGGCGGCGGTGCGGGGAGCGCCCTCCGAGCGGACGTCCGAGTACGCCAAGGCGCTCGCCGTCGAGGCGGAGCGGGCGATGCCCCGGCTGGTCGTGCACCGCATGACGCGGAGTCTGCGCCCGGGCAAGGTGTTCGTCGACTGGAGCCAGAACGCCGCCCGCAAGACGACGGCGACCCCGTACACCCTGCGGGCGCGCGCCGAGCCGTGGGTGTCCGCCCCCGTGACCTGGGAGGAGGTCGAGGCGTGCGGCGATCCGGCGCAGCTCGCGTTCCGGGCGCCCGACATCGCCCCGCGCGTGCAGGACTACGGCGACCTGCTGGCCCCGCTGCTGGATCCGGAGCGGGTGGCCGCGCTGCCGTGA